In one window of Maylandia zebra isolate NMK-2024a unplaced genomic scaffold, Mzebra_GT3a scaffold03, whole genome shotgun sequence DNA:
- the LOC143415793 gene encoding NLR family CARD domain-containing protein 3-like — MTTPKEILLGTLEDLGRDDFEKFKWHLKNGSVEGLPAIPVSKLENAERTDIVDLMFDTYSINTFEVTKNLLGRINKNDLLENLNKTIPEPTEILTECQLKLKSDLKQKFQCVLEGISTTENPTLLSQIYTELYITGGGTAEVNDEHEVRQIETASRKPDRPETTIRQEDIFKLPPGRDKPIRTVLTMGVAGIGKTVLTQKFTLDWAEDKANQDIQFMFPFTFRELNLLKEEKFSLVELVHHFFTETKKAGIYIFEDFQVVFIFDGLDECRPPLDFHKTTILTDPRKSTSVDVLLINLIRGKLLPSARLWITTRPAAANKILCDIVDMVTEVRGFTDPQKEEYFRKRFGDSEQASSIISHIKTSRSLHIMCHIPVFCWITATVLEFVMKNKESQDLPKTLTELYLRLVLFHLKTKDIKYDGGAETESCRKIIESLGKLAFDQLQKGNLIFYKSDLTECGIDIRAASVYSGVFTQIFKADECHMFTGVVYCFIHLSIQEFFAALHVYLTFINSGVNLLKKQSPRFKIFQKTLTVKDFYQSAVDKALESPNGHLDLFLRFLLGLSLQTNQDLLCMLTQTGSSSQTNQETVQYIKKKLSGKLSAEKSINLFHCLNELDDRSLVEEIQQSLRSGRLSTDQLSPAQWSALVFILLSSDLDEFDLKKYSRSEKAFLKLLPVVKASKKVLLRDCKLSKRSFEALSEILSSPSNHLRELDLSLNKLQDSGLDLLCVGLKSPDCKLETLRLSWCGLSEISCDYLAAALKSNPSHLRELDLSFNYKLQDPGVKHLCGFLESPGCKLETLRSVSMF, encoded by the exons ATGACGACACCTAAAGAAATCCTTCTGGGGACTTTGGAGGATTTGGGACGTGATGACTTTGAAAAATTTAAGTGGCATCTGAAGAACGGGTCTGTAGAAGGTTTACCAGCAATCCCAGTGAGTAAACTGGAGAATGCAGAGAGGACGGACATAGTGGATCTGATGTTTGATACCTACTCTATCAACACTTTTGAAGTCACTAAAAATCTTTTGGGGAGGATAAACAAGAATGATCTGTTGgagaatttaaataaaaccatCCCAGAACCCACAG AGATTCTCACTGAGTGTCAGCTCAAACTCAAGTCAGACCTGAAgcagaagttccagtgtgtgctcGAGGGGATTTCTACAACAGAAAACCCGACCCTCCTGagtcagatctacacagagctctataTCACagggggagggactgcagaggtcaatgatgaacatgaggtcagacagattgaaacagcatccaggaaaccagacagaccagaaacaaccatcagacaagaagacatctttaaactcccacctggaagagataaaccaatcagaacagtgctgacaatgggagtggctggcattgggaaaacagtcctaacacagaagttcactctggactgggctgaagacaaagccaaccaggacatccagttcatgtttccattcactttcagagagctgaatctgctgaaagaggaaaagttcagcttggtggaacttgttcatcacttctttactgaaaccaaaaaaGCAGGAATCTACatctttgaagacttccaggttgtgttcatctttgatggtctggatgagtgtcgacctcctctggacttccacaaaactacaatcctgactgaccctagaaagtccacctcagtggatgtgctgctgataaacctcatcagggggaaactgcttccctctgctcgcctctggataaccacacgacctgcagcagccaataagatcctttgtgacattgttgacatggtgacagaagtcagagggttcactgacccacagaaggaggagtacttcaggaagagattcggAGATTcggagcaggccagcagcatcatctcccacatcaagacatcacgaagcctccacatcatgtgccacatcccagtcttctgctggatcactgctacagttctggagttTGTCATGAAGAACAAAGAGAGTCAAGATCTGCCTAAGACTCTCACAGAGCTCTACCTACGCCTTGTGCTATTTCACCTAAAAACGAAGGAcatcaagtatgatggaggagctgagacagagtCATGCAGGAAGATCattgagtctctgggaaaactggcctttgatcagctgcagaaaggaaacctgatcttctataaatcagacctgacagagtgtggcatcgatatcagagcagcctcagtgtactcaggagtgttcacacagatctttaaagctgATGAGTGTCACATGTTCACCGGTGTCGTTTACTGTTTCATCcatctgagcattcaggagttctttgctgctcttcatgtctatctgaccttcatcaactctggagtcAACCTGCTTAAGAAACAATCTCCTCGCTTTAAAATCTTCCAGAAAACACTTACTGTAAAAGacttctaccagagtgctgtggacaAAGCCTtagagagtccaaatggacacctggacttgttcctccgcttcctcctgggtctttcactgcagaccaatcaggatCTTCTATgcatgctgacacagacaggaagtagctcacagaccaatcaggaaacagtccagtacatcaagaagaagctcagtgggaaactgtctgcagagaaaagcatcaacctgttccactgtctgaatgaactggatgatcgttctctagtggaggagatccaacagtccctgagatcaggacgtctctccacagatcaactgtctcctgctcagtggtcggctctggtcttcatcttactgtcatcagatctAGATGAGTtcgacctgaagaaatactcccGTTCAGAGAAGGCATTTTtgaagctgctgccagtggtcaaagcctccaagaAAGTGCT GCTGAGAGATTGTAAACTCTCAAAAAGAAGCTTTGAAGCTTTGTCTGAAATTCTCAGCTCCCCATCCaatcatctgagagagctggacctgagcttgaacaagctgcaggattcaggattGGATTTGCTGTGTGTTGGACTAAAGAGTCCTGactgtaaacttgaaactctcaG